A region of Paenibacillus thiaminolyticus DNA encodes the following proteins:
- a CDS encoding transposase — protein MESQGYDVNTATTSAFVQQRNKVLPSAVEFLFHAFTQSVTDIKDYRGYRLLAVDGSDLHIATDSADTDTYFQSQPNTKGYNLLHLNAAYDLCNRLYVDAIVQPRRLCNEGRALAAMVHRSPIKGKTIVIADRGYESYNNFAHLERKGWNYVIRVKDLDSNGILSGLRLPSSGEFDRNVHLTLTKTNQRGQG, from the coding sequence TTGGAATCACAAGGCTATGACGTAAACACCGCAACCACTTCCGCTTTTGTCCAACAGAGGAATAAAGTGCTGCCGTCTGCTGTGGAATTCTTGTTTCACGCATTTACGCAATCGGTTACGGATATCAAGGACTACCGAGGGTATCGGCTACTTGCCGTTGACGGTTCGGATTTGCATATCGCAACTGACTCTGCGGACACGGACACCTATTTTCAAAGTCAACCGAACACGAAAGGCTATAACCTTCTGCATTTGAACGCTGCCTATGACTTGTGCAACAGACTGTACGTGGATGCCATTGTTCAGCCACGAAGGTTATGCAACGAGGGAAGGGCGCTGGCTGCTATGGTTCACCGTTCTCCAATCAAGGGCAAAACCATTGTGATTGCCGATAGAGGTTATGAAAGTTACAACAATTTCGCGCATCTTGAACGCAAAGGGTGGAACTATGTCATACGGGTAAAGGATTTGGATTCCAATGGTATTCTTTCGGGCTTGCGTTTGCCCTCTAGCGGAGAGTTTGATAGGAACGTTCATCTGACACTCACCAAAACAAACCAAAGAGGTCAAGGCTAA
- a CDS encoding transposase, translated as MHENLFYPISFRVVRFVLPSGAFETVITNLTATDFPPGEIMSMYNMRWGIETSFRALKYTVGLTNFHAKKRESITQEIFARMILYNFAEMITSHVVISQMEKRHPYQVNFTVAVHVCRHFLRSRDDEPPPDVEALIRKNILPIRPIRPGQQNTRKIRYKSVVSFVYRVA; from the coding sequence TTGCATGAGAACTTGTTTTACCCGATTTCCTTTCGGGTGGTTCGTTTCGTCCTGCCGAGTGGCGCTTTTGAGACCGTCATTACGAATCTTACCGCCACGGATTTCCCACCGGGTGAAATCATGTCAATGTATAACATGCGATGGGGCATTGAAACCTCATTCCGGGCATTAAAGTACACTGTCGGTCTGACGAATTTTCATGCAAAGAAACGAGAGTCCATCACCCAGGAGATATTCGCAAGAATGATCCTGTACAATTTCGCTGAAATGATAACCTCGCACGTCGTCATTTCCCAAATGGAGAAACGGCACCCCTATCAAGTTAACTTCACGGTTGCCGTTCACGTGTGTAGACACTTCCTGCGCTCAAGGGACGATGAACCCCCGCCTGATGTTGAAGCGCTGATTCGCAAAAACATTTTGCCGATTCGACCCATTCGCCCAGGGCAGCAGAATACGCGCAAAATACGCTACAAATCAGTGGTTAGCTTCGTCTATAGAGTAGCATAA
- a CDS encoding linear amide C-N hydrolase produces the protein MSTVFQLHQDGKIVVCKNQDVIYDGVFLFTNHRGIRKTALMLPPALPATWVSRYGSLTVSQNGKESPNGGMNEQGLVVEQTTLWTTEHPPADDKHTVNELQWIQYMLDTCATVREVLQAAATLRIDQSTSKLHYLIADRSGDCTIIEFLNGNMQIYEDHLSAPIMANSPYAQARDEIMSGITDWTGRDEYEQNSMKRVLAVWERTKKKTLHSEMVDFGFETLEKAKREDTVFSIVYDLANMELHANTNRNRERRKIRIAEFDFSKESPSLAADLQKLQGPNAREQFVAYTTQFNHNVVHSFFRDENMTSIFHWDISDEVIRFLAQYPESFG, from the coding sequence ATGAGCACTGTGTTTCAACTTCATCAGGATGGAAAAATAGTTGTATGCAAAAATCAAGATGTTATTTACGATGGTGTGTTCTTATTTACAAATCATAGAGGCATCCGCAAAACCGCACTTATGCTGCCGCCGGCCCTTCCTGCAACATGGGTATCCCGCTATGGCAGTCTAACCGTCTCCCAGAACGGCAAGGAAAGCCCTAATGGCGGAATGAATGAACAGGGCCTCGTCGTGGAGCAGACTACGCTGTGGACAACGGAACATCCCCCGGCGGATGACAAGCATACTGTGAATGAATTGCAATGGATTCAATATATGCTCGATACTTGCGCTACGGTCAGGGAAGTGCTGCAAGCAGCGGCAACGCTTCGGATTGACCAGAGCACATCCAAATTGCACTACCTGATTGCGGATCGAAGCGGCGACTGTACGATTATCGAATTTTTGAACGGAAATATGCAAATTTATGAAGATCATCTATCCGCTCCGATTATGGCCAATTCCCCTTATGCACAGGCACGGGATGAAATCATGTCCGGGATTACCGATTGGACAGGCCGGGACGAATACGAGCAAAACTCCATGAAGCGCGTTCTTGCCGTGTGGGAGCGGACAAAGAAAAAAACACTTCATTCGGAGATGGTCGATTTTGGATTTGAGACGTTGGAGAAGGCAAAGCGGGAAGACACAGTCTTTAGCATCGTTTATGATCTAGCAAACATGGAGCTCCATGCAAATACCAACCGGAACCGTGAAAGAAGGAAGATTCGGATAGCCGAGTTCGATTTTTCTAAAGAATCGCCATCCTTAGCAGCCGACCTGCAAAAGCTTCAAGGCCCCAACGCGAGGGAACAGTTCGTGGCCTATACTACACAGTTTAATCACAACGTCGTACATTCTTTCTTTAGAGACGAAAACATGACTTCTATATTTCATTGGGACATCTCAGATGAAGTAATCCGCTTTTTGGCGCAATACCCCGAATCGTTCGGTTAA